A single region of the Changchengzhania lutea genome encodes:
- the apaG gene encoding Co2+/Mg2+ efflux protein ApaG, producing the protein MVQQVTSGIKISVETTFEGSFYKNYKIQYAFGYTVTIENQSKDSVQLNARHWEILDALNNVEIVSGEGVIGKKPVLKPGESHTYTSGCLLTSPFGAMQGYYSMVNFTTTKKFQVTIPTFKLSAPFAIN; encoded by the coding sequence ATGGTTCAACAAGTTACAAGCGGTATTAAAATCTCGGTGGAAACCACCTTTGAAGGTTCGTTTTATAAAAATTATAAAATCCAGTATGCCTTTGGCTACACGGTGACTATTGAAAATCAAAGCAAAGATTCTGTACAACTCAACGCACGTCACTGGGAAATTCTAGATGCTTTAAATAATGTTGAAATTGTTTCTGGCGAAGGTGTTATTGGTAAAAAACCCGTATTAAAACCCGGGGAATCCCACACCTACACGTCGGGCTGTTTATTAACTTCTCCTTTTGGTGCTATGCAAGGGTATTACAGTATGGTAAACTTTACCACTACTAAAAAGTTTCAGGTTACCATTCCTACTTTTAAGTTGAGTGCACCATTTGCAATAAACTAA
- the pruA gene encoding L-glutamate gamma-semialdehyde dehydrogenase has product MGKGFFNVPIAINEPVKSYAPKSPEREAVAKAYKSMFKSKVDVPMYINGQDVFTGNTRTISPPHDHKHIVGTYHVAEKSHVDDAIATALEARKTWSQMPWEQRAGIFLKAAELIAGPYRDKINAATMIAQSKTIHQAEIDAACELIDFLRFNVQFMTDIYHEQPESTSDAWNRVEYRPLEGFTYAVTPFNFTAIAGNLPACMALMGNVVVWKPSDSQIYSAKVIMDVFKEAGVPAGVINVVFGDPVMITNTVLASPDFSGLHFTGSTHIFKELWKQIGNNIHNYKTYPRIVGETGGKDFIIAHKSANAKQVATAIVRGAFEFQGQKCSAASRAYIPKSLWDDVKKFVIEDVKSFKMGAPDDMSNYVTAVIHEGSFDKLAKYIDGAKADADAEIIAGGGYDKSKGYFIEPTVILTSNPKYTTMCTELFGPVMTIYVYEDDAYAETLKLLDETSEYALTGAILSTDRYAITQATEALQNSAGNFYINDKPTGAVVGQQPFGGARASGTNDKAGSAQNLLRWVSPRMIKETFVTPTDYRYPFLG; this is encoded by the coding sequence ATGGGAAAAGGATTTTTCAATGTACCAATAGCAATAAACGAACCTGTTAAAAGTTATGCACCAAAATCACCAGAACGTGAAGCGGTAGCAAAAGCTTATAAAAGCATGTTTAAAAGTAAAGTAGATGTACCCATGTACATCAATGGACAAGATGTTTTTACTGGCAACACTAGAACGATATCCCCACCACACGATCATAAACATATCGTGGGCACCTATCACGTAGCAGAGAAATCCCATGTTGATGATGCTATTGCTACGGCTTTAGAAGCTAGAAAAACTTGGTCGCAAATGCCATGGGAACAACGTGCTGGTATCTTTTTAAAAGCAGCTGAATTGATTGCTGGCCCTTACAGAGATAAGATTAATGCAGCCACCATGATTGCACAGTCCAAAACGATTCATCAAGCTGAAATTGATGCGGCTTGTGAGCTTATAGATTTTTTAAGATTTAATGTGCAATTCATGACTGATATCTATCATGAGCAGCCAGAAAGTACGAGCGATGCATGGAACCGTGTTGAATACCGGCCGCTTGAAGGTTTTACCTATGCGGTGACCCCTTTTAACTTTACGGCCATCGCAGGAAATTTACCGGCATGTATGGCACTTATGGGTAATGTGGTGGTTTGGAAACCTAGTGATAGTCAAATCTATTCTGCAAAAGTGATTATGGACGTGTTTAAAGAGGCAGGCGTTCCTGCTGGCGTTATTAACGTCGTTTTTGGAGATCCTGTTATGATTACCAATACGGTGCTTGCAAGTCCCGATTTTTCTGGATTGCATTTTACGGGGTCTACACATATTTTTAAAGAACTTTGGAAACAAATAGGAAATAACATTCACAACTATAAAACCTACCCGAGAATAGTTGGAGAAACAGGCGGAAAAGATTTTATTATTGCTCACAAATCGGCAAATGCAAAGCAAGTGGCTACGGCTATAGTTCGTGGCGCTTTTGAGTTTCAAGGTCAGAAATGTAGTGCCGCATCTCGAGCATATATTCCAAAAAGCTTATGGGACGATGTGAAAAAATTTGTTATTGAAGACGTGAAATCCTTTAAAATGGGTGCACCGGATGATATGAGTAACTACGTTACTGCAGTGATACACGAAGGTTCTTTTGACAAGTTAGCAAAATATATAGATGGCGCAAAAGCCGATGCTGATGCTGAAATAATTGCTGGTGGTGGTTACGATAAAAGCAAAGGATATTTTATTGAACCTACTGTTATTTTGACCAGTAACCCGAAATACACCACCATGTGTACAGAGCTATTTGGCCCTGTAATGACTATTTATGTTTATGAGGATGACGCTTACGCGGAAACTTTAAAACTTCTTGATGAAACCAGTGAGTATGCCTTAACTGGAGCTATTCTTTCAACCGATAGATATGCTATTACCCAAGCCACTGAAGCCTTACAAAACAGTGCTGGAAACTTCTATATAAACGACAAACCAACTGGTGCCGTAGTAGGTCAACAACCATTTGGTGGTGCCAGAGCTTCTGGAACAAACGACAAAGCAGGAAGCGCCCAAAACTTATTACGTTGGGTGTCCCCTAGAATGATTAAAGAAACCTTTGTTACGCCTACGGATTATCGTTATCCATTTTTAGGCTAG
- a CDS encoding RNA polymerase sigma factor, with protein sequence MEPKPIDHLFRYHSGKMVSVLTRIFGFKHLDIIEDAVQDTFIKASISWRQQQPDHPEAWLTQAAKNRVLDIFRKLKTEQKHLPNINQGTDAIAINELFLDTEIEDAQLRMIFTACHPRLDPRDRISFALKTVSGFSIKEISSALLTKEGTIKKRLARARKTIQRSKLKFQIPQGKALPERLESVMEVLYLIFNEGFHSNKKEKLIRKELCGEAIRLTQMLLKNTHTRTSEVYALCALMCFHAARLETKTNAENELLDLRHQDRSQWYVPLIKLGNTMMHKAVECNNFSCYHYEAAIAAEHLRANCFEDTDWDKIHYWYQCLNRLQPMPIHVLTMAVVCMQMQDFAMAKTYLNAINADDFEQRAYLFYGTKADYYFNKNNLDKALYYIDLALNTVVNLLEKEYLLKKRAGIISTKQN encoded by the coding sequence ATGGAACCAAAACCCATAGATCATCTGTTTCGCTACCATAGCGGGAAGATGGTCTCGGTTTTAACTCGCATTTTCGGATTCAAACATCTTGATATTATTGAGGATGCGGTTCAGGACACCTTTATTAAAGCCAGCATCAGTTGGCGACAACAACAGCCTGACCATCCAGAAGCGTGGTTGACCCAAGCTGCAAAAAACAGGGTTTTAGACATTTTTAGAAAACTAAAAACAGAGCAAAAACACCTACCAAACATCAATCAAGGAACGGACGCCATTGCCATAAACGAGCTTTTTTTAGATACCGAAATTGAAGACGCACAACTGCGAATGATTTTTACGGCGTGCCATCCCAGGCTAGATCCCAGAGACCGCATATCATTTGCTCTAAAAACGGTTTCTGGGTTTAGTATCAAAGAAATTTCATCGGCATTACTTACTAAGGAAGGCACCATAAAAAAGCGATTGGCTCGTGCAAGAAAAACGATTCAGCGTTCAAAATTAAAATTCCAGATTCCACAAGGCAAAGCACTTCCAGAGCGTTTAGAAAGTGTTATGGAAGTGCTATATCTTATTTTTAATGAAGGCTTTCATTCCAATAAAAAAGAAAAATTAATTCGTAAAGAATTATGCGGAGAAGCCATTCGCTTAACACAAATGCTTTTAAAGAACACACATACGCGCACATCAGAAGTGTATGCGCTGTGTGCCTTAATGTGTTTTCATGCGGCACGTTTAGAAACTAAAACCAATGCTGAAAACGAACTATTGGATTTGCGCCATCAAGACAGAAGCCAATGGTATGTTCCATTGATAAAATTAGGGAATACGATGATGCACAAAGCCGTTGAATGCAATAATTTTTCTTGTTATCATTATGAGGCTGCTATTGCTGCAGAACACCTACGGGCAAACTGTTTTGAGGATACCGATTGGGATAAAATCCACTATTGGTACCAATGCCTTAATAGATTACAGCCTATGCCCATTCACGTATTGACCATGGCTGTGGTCTGTATGCAAATGCAAGATTTTGCTATGGCTAAGACGTATTTAAATGCTATTAATGCTGATGATTTTGAACAACGTGCCTATCTCTTTTATGGAACCAAGGCAGATTATTACTTCAATAAAAATAATCTTGATAAAGCTCTTTATTATATTGATTTGGCTCTGAACACCGTGGTAAATCTTCTTGAAAAGGAATACTTGCTAAAAAAAAGAGCAGGTATTATTTCAACTAAACAAAATTAA
- a CDS encoding DUF6695 family protein: protein MNNSGLILTLAYPETVVRLSDEWFAPLLRYVGIGKKDYVRAGHAALVLISKETGILEYHDFGRYITPQGTGRVRGRDTDNELHMSLVAEIEKDTITNLDAILNFFATHPKITHGTGTLMVSVCDTIDYEKARTYIVMTLNRQFIPYAVFGKNASNCARFVTDVLIESTTNDTIKKRLIKSKWFTPSTVGNVLLANTEHVVYKVSETGAIEEYKGSQTNENIRCFLDRLKQFEPNSKGNLEPMSVEKLQAQAQWLSGIGSGAWFELHKTEHSRCYNYKRISPYGNIDVDAIFMVEDDSFDYDSEFEFMYNSNCKFFHVNQSERVYRFDRKV, encoded by the coding sequence ATGAATAATTCAGGACTCATCTTGACCTTGGCCTATCCGGAGACCGTTGTTCGGCTTTCTGACGAATGGTTTGCGCCGTTATTAAGATATGTTGGCATTGGTAAAAAAGATTATGTGCGGGCGGGTCATGCGGCATTAGTACTTATTAGTAAGGAAACTGGCATATTAGAGTACCATGATTTCGGTCGGTATATTACCCCGCAGGGGACAGGGCGTGTGAGAGGGAGAGATACTGATAATGAGTTGCATATGTCTTTAGTGGCTGAAATTGAAAAGGATACCATCACCAATTTAGATGCCATTTTAAATTTTTTTGCTACACATCCAAAAATAACCCATGGGACAGGGACATTAATGGTTTCCGTTTGTGATACCATCGATTATGAAAAAGCACGGACATACATTGTTATGACTCTGAATAGGCAGTTTATTCCTTATGCGGTTTTTGGAAAAAATGCATCGAATTGTGCACGGTTTGTAACGGATGTATTGATCGAGTCAACTACAAATGACACCATCAAAAAACGCTTGATAAAATCAAAATGGTTTACACCGAGTACCGTGGGAAATGTACTTTTAGCAAATACAGAACATGTGGTTTATAAAGTTTCAGAAACTGGGGCTATTGAAGAATATAAAGGGTCGCAGACAAATGAAAACATACGTTGTTTTTTAGATAGATTAAAACAATTTGAACCCAATTCTAAGGGTAATTTGGAGCCTATGTCGGTTGAGAAATTGCAAGCACAAGCCCAGTGGTTATCGGGCATTGGCTCTGGTGCATGGTTTGAATTGCATAAAACTGAACATAGCAGATGCTATAATTATAAACGGATTTCACCATATGGCAATATTGATGTCGATGCCATTTTTATGGTTGAGGATGATAGCTTCGATTATGATTCAGAATTTGAATTTATGTATAATTCCAATTGTAAATTCTTTCATGTGAATCAAAGTGAGCGGGTTTATAGATTTGACCGAAAAGTTTAA
- a CDS encoding NRDE family protein: MCTVTIMPLGKSDFVLTSNRDEAPDRVSLVPEFYTVDTSKLLFPKDVLSDGTWIGVSDKNRVICVLNGAFEFHQRKLNYRKSRGVVAKDFMVAEDLESTMSTYNLGDIEPFTMVVVDWNTTLRLYELVWDGLEKHVSPLPLEPRIWSSSTLYSGAMKAERLRWFQDFKKEGRLAAKTLLEFHKTAGNGNDDYGVVMNRGFVKTTSITQVEKTNDVVNMRYKNLQSNVCTENVYNLPQVVNE, from the coding sequence ATGTGTACAGTAACCATTATGCCTTTAGGGAAAAGTGATTTTGTTTTGACCTCTAATAGAGACGAAGCACCAGACCGGGTATCACTAGTTCCAGAATTTTATACGGTTGATACTAGTAAATTATTGTTTCCAAAAGATGTCCTTTCTGATGGCACATGGATAGGTGTCAGCGATAAGAACAGAGTTATTTGTGTGTTGAATGGTGCTTTTGAATTCCATCAAAGGAAATTAAATTATAGAAAGAGTCGGGGTGTAGTAGCTAAAGATTTTATGGTTGCTGAAGACCTTGAATCTACAATGAGTACCTACAACTTAGGCGATATTGAACCCTTTACGATGGTTGTAGTTGATTGGAATACTACACTTAGATTATATGAGTTGGTTTGGGATGGTTTAGAAAAACATGTGTCGCCATTGCCCTTAGAGCCCAGAATCTGGTCATCTTCAACTTTGTATTCCGGGGCTATGAAAGCCGAACGCTTACGGTGGTTTCAGGATTTTAAGAAGGAAGGTAGACTCGCTGCAAAGACATTATTGGAATTTCATAAAACGGCAGGTAACGGAAATGATGATTATGGTGTGGTGATGAATCGCGGTTTTGTAAAAACAACAAGCATCACACAAGTAGAAAAAACGAATGATGTTGTAAATATGCGTTATAAGAACCTTCAAAGTAATGTGTGTACAGAAAACGTATATAACCTGCCGCAAGTCGTAAATGAATAA
- a CDS encoding Na(+)-translocating NADH-quinone reductase subunit A, with translation MSNDIRIKKGLDINLKGEAEKTTEKAVLSNFYVLRPEDFHSVTPKLISKVGSKVKAGEPVFYDKSNENIKFVSPVSGEVLEIARGEKRKILSVKIQADKEQSFIEHGTFSVDGASADSLKAHLQAAGCWPFIKQRPYDVIANPNNTPKAIFVSAYASAPLAADLDYTLKGKEAELQAALSALVKLTEGQVHVSVGKNSNSPFSGLSGITLHQVSGPHPSGNVGTQINKIDPINKGENVWTLSAQDLVIIGELLLTGKFNANRIVALVGSSVEKPRYFETKIGSEIATMIYDHGVSKDSNDRVISGNVLSGKEIQPDGNLDYYSNVVTVIPEGDDYEFFGWTTPVFNKVSVSRALTFSWLSPNKKFELDTNTNGEHRAFVTTGTYEEVFPLDIYPMQILKACMYQDLDEMEALGMYEVAPEDFALTEFVCVSKQPHQKIIREGLDLMLKEIG, from the coding sequence ATGTCAAACGACATTCGTATTAAAAAAGGTCTAGATATTAATCTTAAAGGTGAGGCCGAAAAAACTACCGAAAAGGCAGTTTTGAGCAACTTTTATGTATTAAGACCTGAAGACTTCCATAGCGTTACCCCAAAATTAATTTCTAAAGTTGGATCTAAAGTAAAAGCAGGTGAGCCTGTGTTTTATGACAAATCTAATGAGAACATCAAGTTTGTTTCCCCGGTTTCGGGTGAGGTTTTAGAGATTGCTCGTGGCGAAAAACGTAAAATACTTTCTGTAAAAATTCAAGCAGATAAAGAACAATCATTTATTGAGCACGGTACATTTAGTGTAGATGGTGCTTCAGCTGATAGTTTAAAAGCACACTTGCAGGCTGCAGGTTGCTGGCCATTTATTAAGCAACGCCCTTATGATGTTATTGCCAACCCAAATAATACGCCTAAAGCTATTTTTGTTTCGGCTTATGCAAGTGCACCCTTAGCGGCAGATTTAGATTATACTTTAAAAGGTAAAGAGGCTGAATTACAAGCGGCATTATCGGCCTTAGTAAAATTAACAGAAGGTCAGGTTCATGTGTCCGTTGGTAAAAATTCCAATTCACCGTTCTCTGGTTTATCAGGAATTACTTTACATCAAGTTTCTGGTCCACATCCTTCTGGAAATGTAGGCACTCAAATAAATAAAATTGACCCTATTAATAAAGGTGAAAATGTTTGGACGCTTAGCGCGCAGGATTTAGTTATTATTGGGGAGTTACTATTGACAGGAAAGTTTAATGCTAATAGAATTGTGGCATTGGTTGGGTCTTCGGTTGAAAAACCAAGATATTTTGAGACAAAGATAGGAAGTGAAATTGCGACCATGATTTATGATCATGGAGTATCTAAAGACAGCAACGATCGCGTTATTTCTGGTAATGTTTTAAGTGGCAAAGAAATACAGCCTGATGGAAATTTGGACTATTACAGTAATGTTGTTACCGTGATTCCAGAAGGGGATGATTATGAATTCTTTGGATGGACTACACCTGTTTTTAATAAAGTTTCAGTGTCAAGAGCCTTAACCTTTTCGTGGTTATCACCAAATAAAAAGTTTGAATTGGATACCAATACAAATGGTGAACATCGTGCGTTTGTTACAACGGGTACTTATGAAGAGGTCTTTCCTTTAGATATTTATCCTATGCAAATTTTGAAAGCCTGCATGTATCAAGATTTAGATGAAATGGAAGCTTTAGGCATGTATGAAGTAGCTCCAGAAGATTTTGCGCTTACAGAATTCGTGTGTGTTTCGAAACAACCGCACCAAAAAATTATAAGAGAAGGTTTAGACTTAATGCTAAAAGAGATAGGATAA
- a CDS encoding tetratricopeptide repeat protein → MKRITIILFIIMPLLGIAQAGKLYRQALKTADLSERISLLDQVIEQEPDKLDAYFYRGLAKNDLGDYSGAIVDYSKIILTKPDPDTYFNRGNSRYSLLNYEGAKEDYKSAIELDPYFIDAIYSLGCSKYDLGHYDDAISDFNTVISIEPYSSEAYKMRAFTHWALKKYKLALADYTMVILIDPTDDAYYNRGVFFMDIKYYKKAKSDFTKSLRINKNNGFAYFYRGASHLLLGKFNDAISDFNTALKFDSKDFDALLGLAMTFQKVNDLEKAKLNFEKAQSIILTNAITKDGIAPYSNTYWYKNEFYVFNESFKVLSKL, encoded by the coding sequence ATGAAAAGAATTACAATTATCTTATTTATAATCATGCCTTTGCTTGGGATTGCACAAGCAGGGAAATTATACAGACAGGCTTTAAAAACTGCGGATTTATCTGAAAGAATAAGCCTTTTAGATCAAGTTATTGAGCAAGAGCCAGATAAATTAGATGCTTATTTTTACAGAGGGCTTGCAAAAAATGACTTGGGAGATTATTCTGGAGCCATTGTAGATTATTCTAAAATCATACTTACAAAACCAGATCCGGACACGTATTTTAATAGAGGAAATTCAAGATATAGCCTTCTAAATTATGAAGGTGCCAAAGAAGATTATAAAAGCGCTATTGAACTAGATCCCTACTTTATCGATGCCATTTATAGTTTAGGCTGTTCCAAGTACGATTTGGGCCATTATGACGATGCCATTTCTGATTTTAATACCGTTATTAGTATTGAACCTTACTCCTCAGAGGCATACAAAATGAGAGCCTTTACACATTGGGCGCTCAAAAAGTATAAATTGGCGCTAGCAGACTATACGATGGTGATTTTAATAGATCCCACTGATGATGCCTATTATAATCGTGGTGTGTTTTTTATGGATATTAAATATTACAAAAAAGCAAAATCAGATTTTACGAAATCCTTAAGAATCAATAAAAACAATGGGTTTGCTTACTTTTACAGAGGCGCCTCACACCTACTTTTAGGGAAATTTAATGATGCTATTTCTGATTTTAACACTGCTCTAAAATTTGATTCTAAAGACTTTGATGCCCTTTTGGGGTTAGCCATGACCTTCCAAAAAGTTAATGATCTTGAAAAGGCTAAGCTTAATTTTGAAAAAGCGCAAAGCATTATACTTACGAATGCCATTACTAAAGATGGTATTGCACCCTACTCCAACACCTATTGGTATAAAAATGAATTTTACGTTTTTAACGAAAGTTTTAAAGTTTTAAGCAAGCTGTAA
- a CDS encoding YciI family protein has protein sequence MKEFMMIFIGADYADLGLSPEELQNRMGKWFAWGDKMEKAGVLRGGNALTPQIRRVVGKNRTVTDLTSAEVKEIVGGYYLVEAKDFDAVQTIAEDFPDYDLGGTVEIREIMVFDR, from the coding sequence ATGAAAGAATTTATGATGATTTTTATTGGCGCAGATTACGCCGATTTGGGACTTTCTCCTGAAGAACTTCAAAACCGGATGGGCAAATGGTTCGCCTGGGGAGACAAAATGGAAAAAGCAGGAGTGCTTCGTGGGGGCAATGCCTTAACTCCTCAAATACGTCGGGTTGTTGGTAAAAACCGAACTGTGACCGATTTAACATCTGCCGAAGTAAAAGAAATTGTAGGTGGTTACTATTTAGTTGAAGCCAAAGATTTTGATGCCGTACAAACCATTGCAGAAGATTTTCCTGACTATGATTTGGGAGGCACCGTTGAGATTCGTGAAATTATGGTATTCGACCGTTAA
- a CDS encoding type IX secretion system plug protein produces the protein MPNKLISLLCCLLITVASFGQVEEVHPPDYIKTINFKGNTPETQLPVIKLGEYVVLEFDALNGNEDDYYYKIEHYNYDWTPSVLVKSEFMQGFDNQRIRNYENSLNTYQIYSHYKLTIPNKQTRGLRVSGNYMLQIYNSYDELVFSRKFMIYEEKTNIGVIIKRARDVHSINEMQRVEIVVSSNNMQLNNPLQTVKALIVQNNNLNTAIHNLKPMYTIGNQLIYKYDSESSFYGGNEYLFFENKDVRAANTGIQSIDLRDLYHNFLFVNTERATRPYTYNPDINGNYLITAIDADDVSIEADYVWMHFYLAPNEVLKDKDIHIYGNFNNYVIDESTKMTYDEHNNLYTNELLLKQGFYNYKYVVVNADQTIDEGAISGNFYQTENNYKVLLYYRDLGARYDRIIGLGEGNSMNISN, from the coding sequence ATGCCGAATAAATTAATCTCATTACTATGTTGCCTGCTCATAACTGTGGCCTCATTTGGTCAAGTTGAGGAAGTTCATCCGCCAGACTATATAAAAACCATAAATTTTAAAGGGAATACCCCCGAAACTCAATTACCTGTTATAAAGCTAGGAGAATATGTGGTTTTAGAGTTTGATGCCCTTAATGGGAATGAGGATGATTACTATTACAAAATCGAACATTATAATTACGATTGGACACCGTCGGTTTTAGTGAAATCTGAGTTTATGCAGGGCTTTGATAATCAACGCATTCGAAACTATGAAAACTCACTAAACACCTATCAAATTTACTCGCATTATAAACTTACAATTCCCAATAAGCAAACCCGGGGTTTACGCGTTTCGGGCAATTATATGTTACAAATTTATAACAGCTATGACGAACTTGTGTTTTCTAGAAAATTCATGATTTACGAAGAAAAGACAAATATCGGGGTTATCATAAAACGGGCGCGTGACGTGCACTCTATAAATGAGATGCAACGTGTTGAGATTGTGGTATCATCCAATAATATGCAGTTAAATAATCCGTTGCAAACCGTGAAAGCCTTGATTGTTCAAAACAATAACTTAAACACGGCAATACACAATTTAAAGCCCATGTACACCATTGGCAATCAGCTTATTTACAAATACGACTCGGAGTCTAGTTTTTACGGCGGCAATGAGTATTTGTTTTTCGAAAATAAAGATGTTCGTGCTGCCAATACCGGTATTCAGTCTATAGATTTAAGGGATTTATACCATAATTTTCTGTTTGTAAATACCGAAAGAGCAACGCGACCCTACACATACAACCCAGATATTAACGGCAATTACCTTATCACCGCCATTGATGCCGACGATGTAAGTATTGAAGCCGATTATGTATGGATGCACTTCTATTTGGCTCCCAACGAAGTATTAAAGGATAAGGATATTCATATATATGGGAATTTTAATAACTATGTTATTGATGAAAGCACGAAGATGACTTATGATGAACATAACAATCTATATACTAACGAGTTATTATTAAAACAAGGTTTTTACAATTATAAATACGTTGTAGTTAATGCAGATCAGACTATAGATGAAGGTGCCATAAGTGGTAATTTTTATCAAACCGAAAACAATTACAAAGTCCTTTTATACTATAGAGATTTGGGCGCCCGTTACGACCGCATTATCGGTTTAGGGGAAGGAAACTCGATGAACATCTCCAATTAA
- a CDS encoding GNAT family N-acetyltransferase — protein sequence MSDFELTLKNPVWYALGETHKKFSISYHGVKFYDPQICTFGAFEDAGNTVEALNEYSQRVDRFFLVSQNKIPKYDTNFVVLDQKIEGVQMVLDTLETCKIIETIVPLTHEHIDEIYDLVWLVMPGYYQKRTFEMGDYFGVFKNGKLVSISGQRMQTNSFIEVSAVVTHPDYTRLGLAKQLVVHTTNEILKTGKKAILHTTKGNAAIKLYQNLGYKITRDMDWWYFCRK from the coding sequence ATGAGCGATTTTGAACTCACCTTAAAAAATCCAGTTTGGTATGCTTTAGGTGAAACTCATAAAAAGTTTTCAATATCATATCATGGAGTCAAATTTTATGATCCTCAAATTTGCACTTTTGGAGCTTTTGAAGATGCCGGTAATACGGTTGAAGCATTGAATGAATACTCACAACGTGTGGATCGCTTTTTTCTGGTTTCTCAAAACAAGATTCCAAAATATGATACTAATTTTGTGGTTCTTGACCAAAAAATTGAAGGTGTTCAGATGGTTTTAGATACATTAGAAACATGCAAAATTATTGAGACTATAGTGCCTTTAACTCACGAACATATCGATGAAATTTATGATTTAGTTTGGCTAGTAATGCCGGGGTATTATCAAAAAAGAACCTTTGAAATGGGTGACTATTTTGGTGTTTTTAAAAATGGCAAACTAGTTTCTATTTCTGGGCAACGCATGCAAACTAATAGTTTTATTGAAGTTAGTGCCGTAGTGACACATCCAGATTATACTAGACTCGGACTAGCAAAACAATTGGTTGTGCACACCACAAATGAGATTTTGAAAACTGGTAAAAAAGCCATTTTGCATACTACAAAAGGGAATGCAGCAATTAAACTTTACCAGAATCTAGGGTATAAAATTACTCGGGATATGGATTGGTGGTATTTTTGTAGGAAGTGA